Sequence from the Scyliorhinus canicula chromosome 7, sScyCan1.1, whole genome shotgun sequence genome:
TCTGGCACACATTCCTCTCCAACCAATACCATCTAAAACAGATAATCAGATCATCCAGTTTGTTGCTATTTGTAAAATACTTTGCATATAAAATGGCCGCTGGGTTCACCTAGCTAACAATGGTGGCTGTACTTAAAATGTAATTCATTGTATGCGAAGTACTTTGGAACCTTCGAAAAGTAGGAACGCTCTGAATAAataaaagttcttttttttaaGTATTTCAAACAATTGTTTTCAAAGCTTTGCTTGACTTGAACTGAGCAAAACATGTTGTGTTATGAATTTGTTAATAAATGCTGTCATAACTCTAAGAACCCCAGCCTTTCATTACAATGCCCTATTAAATTTATACCCAGCAACTCATCCTCAAAATTAGCCATGAAAACAAAGCTGAGAATCCTGGAATGCTATAGACACCAATTTTGACATACAGAAGCGAATGTTCAACAATTAGTGAAGCAATGCAGAGAATTGAAGCTGCAGAGTTGTTTTTTTGAGATAAATAATGAAAATATCTTGGAAAAATTGCACTACCAAGATGAGGAAGAGACAGTTGGAATTTCTTGGGCAGGTAATAAGAAATCCTGATTTAGAAAGTCTGATGCTGGTGGGAAAGATGGATGGTAAAAGAGATTGAGGTTGACAAAGAACAATTTTTTAAAGAGACTCGCTAACTGGGTGAATGTGAAGATGATTCATCTCTCCAGAGCAAAATTAATACGGAAGCCCATGATCGCCGACACCCTCTCAGGGCATGGTACTTGTTGGAGGGCATTTTCTGATACTGgcctatgatataaattataggtggttctgtaactacatttgtgcttcTATATTAATtctgaatagttctgatgagacaaaaggtactcattggcttagatgcctgtttaaaAGAGGCAATTTGTCGAAATAGaaagtgtatacacaatgcttaaggacacaaaatggctgttagttattaaagcaatactaaagacacaaaatggctgaacgtAAGCTACCTCACGAGAACCAGGTGTGGTTATGTACAGGGTGTATTTTAACAGccactgataacagcttcacagaacaaggagtacaatgtatccttgataaagctcaaggtccacagctgcagacaggacatatccttgtgttagttttgaattacttctgtatgaagttaggggtgggtaagacaacacccactttaaccatatatgtgataactgagATTCTAAGAAAACTGATTGAATGCATGTAATGAGTTGTAatgcgaatatagttgattgattgtatgtaaataagaataaatttaattccgccccttgaatctgtatattaacccgtgtgagccttagctcaagtgagaaagggTGCTGTCAATAGGCTGCGGAGCCTCAAGCCTTTTCTCCCAGATCTGATAGAATAAACTGTTTCTTTACTCATCCTCAGGCCtccgtgtgaatattttcacctctaacagtACTTAAAGCTTGGTACCTAGTTAGCAGAATACAACTATGATAAAACAAAGCTCAGCTCACCATCTCTGTAATAAATTCTATGACAAGATCCTCCAGGATATCCACTGATTCAGTATAAGGATTCTGGTCATCGCCAAAACCATACATCATACATCTTACTGTTTGGAAAGAATACAATAAGAATTAGAATGGCCTGTCTCTTAATTGTAATTCCATGTACTTCAAACAAGGATATCCGACTCCTCCACCCATCTACTATAACCAACCACTTACTAGAAGAGAGCACGACCCTTAATCTTTGCCTGGTCGTACGACCACCACCAACGAAGAATAAAATATTCTATTTTTTTGTActcgattaaaaaaaaaacattaaatcccgtgtgtgtgtgggtttcaccccacagcccaaagatgtgcagggtcagtggactggccacactaaattgccccttaattaaaaaataaataaaaacaagatTAAATTGAAAAGCATGCATTTTTAAGCAAAACTGGGAAACACTACTTTGAGGCAGTATATGAATAAAAGTACAAAGCTTCGACAGGAAtcatgattttattttattttttaaatcttcctTTACAGATAGTTCCCAATGGCACAAGCTACAAAGAAAATTCACAAGAAGATTTTGCATAAATGTCATTTAATTATCAAAGTAAAAAGAAAGCATCAGCATAGCATCAGTATTGCAGCACCATCTTGTTAATGAATGCAAACTCTGCTTGCTCATGGCTAATTCAAAACTTTGCTCCCAAATCATATACTGTACCATCAAATAGTGAAAACCGAAGGAGTTACATGGAGTCTAGTAATTGTAACTTTTAACTATTTTATGCAGAAAAATGAACTTTGAGATTTGGGTTTTAGACATGTTACTAGATTTGTAATACATTGTTGATTCTTAAATATTTTACCAGCATTATAACTTACATTCCTTAGAAAACAATCGTTTTCTTCTGCCTTGACCACCCTCTGCACCACTTCCGCTCTCCTCCACATCTTCATCAAACTACAAGGCAAAATAGTCTTATTATTTTTTGTTATGATAATCATATATTGTACATTATTCACACATCTTCCTCCCAGAATATATTGTTTTATAGTGTATAGTGCTGGATTTGTGATAGCATGTATCAAAAGATCTCCCAGGTAGAATTAACAACCAAGGTATGCATGTGTACCTATCAGCCACGTTTTCAAAAACTGTCCCTCTACACCAACATCTCTGAGACAGTTCTAGGTGGAACCAATTTGGATCCATGCAATGTATCATTGGGAGTTCCTCCAAACTACCAGCTTGGGATATCTTGGGTCAAACATTTTCACCACTAGGTCCAAAATCTTTGGAACAGCAAATGTAAAAGCGGGCATTAAAATAATTATTGGAAGTCAACTGCCAAAATGACCTCAATGTGGTTCTGATAACTCTGGTCTAAAATTGCAATTTAATTTAGCCTTCAGGACACCCTCCCCATATGACCCAAGTGGCCTTCACTCCCTCTAAATAAGAACAGGATGCCCTCCATCCACCATGAATAAGATTTCAATACCTTTCACTGCCAGCACTGTCTTTATATCCCAGCCTCTCACAAGCTTCCTGAACTCAGTCTCATTTTCCATTTTATAATAACTTCTGAATTGTTTTCCCCACCCACAACACCATCTCCAcatgtaacctcccccagcaccATGCAAGAATTTGCCTCTGCTGATCTCTGGCTGTTTCATACCTCACTTCTACCCAATGCCACTGATCACCACCCCTTCCTTGACGCTTAATTATAACACCACCCATATCCCTACTTCCATCCCTTGCCTTCTCCATTCTGAGATCGGTTCATTATGCTCCACTGTCTAATCCtacttttattttccttttttcaaataaatttagagtacccaattctcttttttttcccaataaagggcaatttagcgtggcctatccagcctccctgcacatcttatttggttgtgggggcagcacccatgcaggcacggggagaatgatcaagctccacatggacagtgacccaggaccacaATCGaacccacgaggcagcagtgctaaccactgcgccatcatgccaccCTGTCTAACCCTACCTGACTTGAAGAATTTAAACTAGTCTTGCCTACTGAGTTGCAACACAAAAGTTACAGTGCACCATTTTGGATGAAACGGTGTGGGAATAGGTCAGTATAGGATATTTGTTTTCGGGAAAATGTGGAAATATTAAACAAccaaggcctatagaaaacccaaCACAACGTTCAGTGTCCAGGCACACCCCCTTCCCTCTCAGAGCACAGCAACCTAACCGCTAACTATGAGTGATGGCAAAATTGACATGATCAAGACCGAGCCACCTCCCCTATACACAAGTCTAATTAAGACACAGAAAAAAGTCTGACTACAACTTTAGCTACACGAGCCCACGTGATGCTTTCGGGTATGCAACTCTGAAATGACTGCAAGAGGATGCACTCATCGCTGTCACACTCTGAAGCCCTGTCATCTCCAGCAAAGGATGTGCTGTTCACAGACACAATTTCCATGAAGACAGGCAGCCTGGATTCAAGGTTGACACCAAGAAGGTAAGTATGCTTATCTTTCAGTTAAATATTGCAATATACCTGCACCTTCAGGAAGGATACATTTTGAGGGAGTGGGGAATAACATCTTCCATCTGTGTCTACTTCACTTTATACATGTAGCCCTATCTGGAAAACTGCATGTTGAGATTGTATCTTGAAAaggttgccatgatgtggagatgctggactggggtgagcacagtaagaagtcttacaacaccagattaagtctaacaggtttgtttcaaacactagctttcggagcactgctccttcctcaggcgaggaatgagcagtgctccgaaagctagtgtttgaaacaaacctgttggacttaacctggtgttgtaagacttcttacttgaaaAGGTTGTAATAGCAACAActtgtacagcacagtacaatgTCGTACGGCCCTttacattatcaaacaaaataggatctactcctatttggaagcaaatggacgaattagcgagaggcagcatgattttgtgaaggggaggttgtgcctcactaacttgatagagtttttcgaagaggtcacaaagatgattgatgcaggtagggcagtggatgttgtctgtatggacttcagtaaggcctttgacaaggtccctcatggtagactggtacaaaaggtgaagtcacacgggatcaggggtgagctgacaagctggatacagaactggctaggtcatagaaggcagagagtagcaatggaaggatgcttttctaattggagggctgtgactagtggtgttccgtagggatcagtgctgggacctatgctgttcgtagtatatataaatgatttggaagaaaatataactggtctgatttgtaagtttgcagacgacacaaaggttggtggaattgaggatagcgatgaggactgtcagaggatacagcaggatttagatcgtttggagacttggcagagagatggcagatggagtttaatccggacaaatgtgaggtaatgcattttggaagctctaatgcaggtagggaatatacagtgaatggtagaaccctcaagagtattgaaagtcagagagatctaggtgtacaggtccacaggtcactgaaaggggcaacacaggtggagaaggtagtcaagaaggcattctgcatgcttgccttcaatggccagggcattgagtataagaattggcaagtcatgttgcagctgtatagaaccttagttcggccacacttggagtatagtgttcaattctggtcaccacactaccagaaggacgtggaggctttagagagggtgcagaagagatttaccaggatgttgcctggtatggagggcattagctatgatgagcggTTCAATAAACtcgctttgttctcactggaacaacggaggttgaggggcgacctgatagaggccaacaaaattatgaggggcatagacagagtggatagtcagaggctttttcccagggtagaggggtcaattactggagggcataggtttaaggtgcgaggggcaaggtttagagatgtacgaggcaagttttttttacagagggcagtgggtacctgtaactcgctgccggaggaggtggtggaagcagggacgatagtgacatttattagtgatcttgacaaatacatgaataggatgggaatagagggatacggacccaggaagtgtagaagattttagtttagacaggcagcatggtcggcacaggcttggagggccgaagggcctgttcctgtgctgtacttttctttgttctttgttcaaaccaGTCAACCTCCTGGCCTGACTGCTCTCAGTGCAAGCAATGATTCCAATGACCTGATTGTGTCAATGAATTCTCCCTACAAGCAATAAAGTGAAATAGGAACATTGGaacataggagtaggccattcagcccatcaagcctgctctgccatttaatacgatcatggctgattagacatttcaatgccttttacatccactatccccataaccctttgtgttattgttaatcagaaatgtaTTGATTATTGCTTTAAACATACACAACTGAGCTTGTATagctctctgtggaagagaattccaaagattcacaaccctttgtgttcACAACCCTAAGgagaaagaaatttctccttatcttggTCCTAAGTGgcatcccccttattttgaaattatgcctaagggaaacatcttacctgcatctaccctgtccattcctttaagtattttgtaggtttcaatgagatcacctctcattcttcaaagctCAAACGTTTGCCAaaactctcttcataagacagaaCCATCATCCCTGGAACAAgagtggtgaacctttgttgcactctctctatggcaataatatcctctctgaagtaaggggaccaaaactgcacacagtattccaggtgtggtctaaccaaagtcctagacaattgaagcaagacctcactactcttgtactcaaacgTACAAATATAAGGTGGCATTTGTAAAATATCCTTTTGTATAATATCCTGATAAATTATACAAGGGATCATTAAAGGTAAATTGTAACGTCATTTTAAACATAAGCACTTGTGCTCAAAatgagaaaaataaaaaaaaaggacCAAAAACCACAGAATGTGAGAATACATACAAAATAAAATGTGACCATTATGTCGTGTTGAGGGTTATAATGCACAATAGAAGATTGCAGAGTTAGGGGTGAAATGAGAGCTATTACCCTCGCCAGCGACACTCACAACCCCGGAAAAATTTAAAAAACTCCTCTCCGTTCATCCTGTAACCCTCAATTCTCCACACCATGACATGCATATTCGCTAAACAAATAAAAATGAGACGCCCCTCAAGGCATCAGGTTCCTTCCTGAAGGCAAATGCGACCCGACCCCATTAAAACTGGTCACAGAGAAGCAGGGTTAATTACAGCTCCTGATGTCTGGCTATTTCGTTCACGACAAGGCTTTGGACAACAATCTGTATCTGCGGAGATAGGCAACAGTTAAATTTGACCGTTTTCCGGGTGCTTCATTCCCGCCGCTGCTCTTGAGTGCCCAGCGTCAGGAGGCAGCGATCAATAACCGCCCTGAGCGCTTTGAAAATGTTAAACAATGGAGCCGGACTCACCGCCTGCTCATCGTCCTCATCGGCCATCTTCCTCAGTGACGGATCTCGGTCCATTGATCAATACGTCACGCAACGGTCAGAAATAGAATGTTGAGAGGATCTCCAGGGAGACGGCTGCGTCACCGGCGTCACGTGTTAGGCTGTCAAACCCCGTATGCAATGGCGGCCTGGACTCTTGATGGCTGTTTGCCACAGGATAATTTAGCTTCCTTCTtgaaaatagtaagaagtcttacaacaccaggcttcTTGAAAATAAGTACAGTCGTCACATTGCTGAAGTCAGGTTGGGCCCTGGAGATCTTTTTCCTCCCAAATCTGTAGGAGGTGTACATGGGAGTCCTGATATGAGCATAAGCCCACCAATTTTGAAAACCTCAGCTGGAATAATATTGGGGCCAAAGGCTTTGTTGTTTTTCATCCATTTGATTTCTTGTTGCAAATCTCCCATTTCTGGTTGTTCACCCATGGATTCTACCACagg
This genomic interval carries:
- the taf13 gene encoding transcription initiation factor TFIID subunit 13 isoform X1 codes for the protein MDRDPSLRKMADEDDEQAFDEDVEESGSGAEGGQGRRKRLFSKELRCMMYGFGDDQNPYTESVDILEDLVIEFITEMTHKAMSIGRQGRVQVEDIVFLIRKDPRKFARVKDLLTMNEELKRARKAFDEANYGS
- the taf13 gene encoding transcription initiation factor TFIID subunit 13 isoform X2, with product MQFDEDVEESGSGAEGGQGRRKRLFSKELRCMMYGFGDDQNPYTESVDILEDLVIEFITEMTHKAMSIGRQGRVQVEDIVFLIRKDPRKFARVKDLLTMNEELKRARKAFDEANYGS